The bacterium genome includes a window with the following:
- a CDS encoding DNA adenine methylase: MSVVLEKIYISETLPIVKWAGGKRQLLTDLKNNLPKKFNRYFEPFIGGGALFFNLHPENSYISDINPELINLYQVIKNNAYELIEDLKQHKNTEEYFYEIRNIDRNSRYKKWSDIQKASRFIYMNRTCFNGLYRVNSKGEFNVPFGKYSNPRILDEVNLLNCSQLFQNTEIRHSDFSEILKHVQKGDFVYFDPPYAPLNETSSFTSYTKEGFGGDMQVKLKELCDELDNLGVYFMLSNSDTKGINELYKNYEIKKVFASRAINSVASKRGKITEVLVRNY, encoded by the coding sequence ATGTCAGTAGTTTTAGAAAAAATTTATATTTCCGAAACCTTGCCAATAGTTAAATGGGCAGGAGGTAAAAGACAGCTTCTTACCGATTTGAAAAATAATTTACCGAAAAAATTTAACCGGTATTTTGAGCCTTTTATTGGTGGCGGTGCATTATTTTTTAACCTTCACCCTGAAAATTCTTATATTTCCGACATTAATCCTGAATTAATAAACCTTTATCAAGTTATAAAAAATAATGCTTATGAATTAATTGAAGATTTAAAGCAGCATAAAAATACAGAAGAATATTTTTATGAAATTAGAAATATTGACAGAAACAGCAGATACAAAAAGTGGTCTGATATTCAAAAAGCAAGCAGATTTATATATATGAACAGAACCTGCTTTAACGGACTTTATCGAGTTAATAGCAAAGGTGAGTTTAATGTTCCTTTTGGAAAATATTCAAATCCTCGTATTCTTGATGAAGTAAATTTATTAAATTGTTCACAATTATTCCAAAATACTGAAATTAGACATTCTGATTTTTCAGAAATATTAAAGCATGTTCAAAAAGGTGATTTTGTTTATTTTGATCCGCCTTATGCTCCTTTAAATGAAACATCAAGTTTTACTTCTTATACAAAAGAAGGTTTTGGAGGGGATATGCAAGTTAAATTAAAAGAACTTTGCGATGAACTTGATAATTTGGGCGTTTATTTTATGCTTTCAAATTCCGACACAAAGGGGATCAATGAATTATATAAAAATTATGAAATAAAAAAAGTTTTTGCTTCCCGTGCAATAAATTCTGTTGCAAGTAAGAGAGGGAAGATAACAGAGGTTTTAGTGAGGAATTATTAG